From the Kiloniellales bacterium genome, one window contains:
- a CDS encoding sulfotransferase domain-containing protein — MSVERWLRGREEYRKLRLADCVFVSWGKSGRTWLRLMVSRFYQTRHGLTDSSFLEFDNLNAQNPDIPKIFFTHGNYLRDYTSRWDSLSDFYDKKTVLLVRDPRDVAVSQYFQWKYRMDPPKKELNAYPPHGDEVSIFDFVMNHDAGLRRIVEFCNLWAKELPKMSSVLVVRYEDMRKDPEAVLGEILAFMGTAGLSDEIKEAVSFAAFENMKTLEEKKLFRFSGNRLLPGDRGNPNSYKVRRAKVGGYRDYFDDAQVEALDRFVEENLAGIFGYTEASGTAQPEPLASDYAASEGVRSRT; from the coding sequence CGTGTCATGGGGCAAGAGCGGCCGCACCTGGCTGCGCCTGATGGTCTCCAGATTCTATCAGACCAGGCACGGCCTGACGGACAGCAGCTTCCTGGAGTTCGACAATCTGAACGCCCAGAACCCGGATATTCCGAAAATCTTCTTCACCCACGGCAACTACCTGAGGGACTACACATCGCGCTGGGACAGCCTGAGCGACTTCTACGACAAGAAGACGGTCTTGCTCGTACGCGATCCGAGAGACGTGGCGGTATCGCAGTACTTCCAGTGGAAGTATCGGATGGACCCGCCCAAGAAGGAGCTCAACGCCTACCCGCCCCACGGCGACGAAGTCTCGATCTTCGATTTCGTCATGAACCACGATGCCGGACTTCGCCGGATCGTGGAGTTCTGCAACCTCTGGGCAAAGGAGCTGCCGAAGATGAGCTCCGTGCTGGTCGTGCGCTACGAGGACATGCGCAAGGACCCCGAAGCGGTACTGGGCGAAATCCTGGCGTTCATGGGCACGGCGGGCTTATCGGACGAGATCAAGGAGGCCGTGTCCTTCGCGGCTTTCGAGAACATGAAGACGCTCGAGGAGAAGAAACTCTTCCGCTTTAGCGGCAACAGGTTGCTGCCCGGCGACCGGGGCAATCCCAACTCCTACAAGGTGCGGCGTGCCAAGGTGGGAGGCTATCGCGACTATTTCGACGACGCCCAGGTCGAGGCGCTCGATCGCTTCGTGGAAGAGAATCTCGCCGGGATCTTCGGCTACACCGAAGCGAGCGGGACGGCGCAGCCGGAGCCGCTGGCGTCGGACTATGCGGCCAGCGAGGGCGTGCGCTCCAGGACCTGA